In the Centroberyx gerrardi isolate f3 chromosome 9, fCenGer3.hap1.cur.20231027, whole genome shotgun sequence genome, one interval contains:
- the fam43a gene encoding protein FAM43A codes for MLPWKKNKFDLIEEDKQSKQKGYAVSLNYSALTSFAKSCPESALNRVGSMFKSKRKKVKITSEDPTYTVLYLGNATTIQSKGDGCTDVAVSKIWGKSEMGKNGTKMKLTISSQGIRMVHVDDKARRPGHLYLLHRITYCVADPRLPKIFAWIYRHEMKHKAVMLRCHAVLVSKPEKAKAMALLLYQTSATALAEFKRLKRRDDARHQQQQLIGEQTIPLVPLRKLLNGQCYYKPPVERSRSAPKLGSITEDSVGEEEEEKAMHFECEDILDTDDDCVANGKQELTQIINDLGEMSIGNDVQTLKADLRVTRLLSGESTGSESSIESNQEPIPVTNGFEEGKMQEIA; via the coding sequence ATGCTGCCTTGGAAGAAGAATAAGTTCGACCTGATTGAGGAAGACAAGCAGTCCAAGCAGAAGGGCTATGCGGTGAGCCTCAACTACTCGGCGCTCACCTCCTTCGCCAAGTCCTGCCCGGAGAGCGCGCTCAACAGGGTCGGAAGCATGTTCAAGTCCAAGAGGAAAAAGGTGAAGATCACCAGCGAGGACCCCACGTACACGGTGCTGTACCTGGGGAACGCCACCACCATCCAGTCCAAAGGGGACGGCTGCACGGACGTGGCGGTGAGCAAGATCTGGGGCAAGAGCGAAATGGGCAAGAACGGCACCAAGATGAAGCTGACCATCAGCTCGCAGGGCATCCGCATGGTGCATGTGGACGACAAGGCGAGGAGACCGGGACACTTGTACTTACTGCACCGGATAACTTACTGCGTCGCAGACCCGAGGCTACCCAAAATTTTCGCTTGGATATACAGGCACGAAATGAAGCACAAGGCGGTGATGCTGCGGTGCCACGCAGTGCTGGTGTCCAAGCCGGAGAAGGCGAAGGCCATGGCGCTGTTGCTGTACCAGACCTCGGCGACGGCTCTGGCCGAATTCAAAAGACTAAAGCGGAGGGATGATGCCcggcaccagcagcagcagctcataGGGGAGCAGACCATCCCGCTGGTCCCCCTCAGGAAGCTCCTGAACGGACAGTGTTACTACAAACCCCCGGTGGAGCGCAGCCGGAGCGCACCCAAACTGGGCTCCATCACGGAGGACTCGGtcggggaggaggaagaggagaaggcgATGCACTTTGAGTGTGAGGACATTCTGGACACGGACGATGATTGTGTTGCCAACGGTAAACAGGAGTTGACTCAGATTATTAATGACCTCGGAGAGATGAGCATAGGAAACGACGTGCAGACACTGAAAGCTGACCTCAGAGTCACCAGACTGCTCTCCGGAGAGAGCACGGGTAGTGAATCCTCCATAGAGAGCAACCAGGAGCCCATTCCGGTCACGAATGGATTCGAGGAGGGAAAGATGCAGGAAATTGCCTGA